One genomic window of Paenisporosarcina antarctica includes the following:
- a CDS encoding ATP-grasp domain-containing protein: protein MKNDLNILILSCGTRNKIVQYFKKELSGKGLIIATDSSGLAPALYEADKYFIVPRMNEEGYLECILSICKDNKIKAVLSLIDPELSLLAENKKAFLDIGTIPIVSNPEVIEKSFDKYKMYEFMIQNNFQTVKSYIDEAQFYNDLETGDIAFPVFVKPVKGSASINISKVTSKNEIKMLFSQFDNLMIQEFMDGAEYGADVYIDMLSEEPVSIFIKEKLKMRAGETDKSVSVKDEKLFKLIRDFVKKADFKGIIDIDIFKVNDAYYISEVNPRFGGGFPHAYECGVNVPKMIINNVSGNVNENVIGQYNEGIYMMKFNEVKVFSHKLLSTGGRR from the coding sequence GTGAAAAATGATTTAAATATCTTAATTTTAAGCTGTGGTACAAGAAATAAAATAGTACAGTATTTCAAAAAAGAATTATCTGGAAAAGGGCTAATTATAGCAACTGATAGTAGCGGCTTAGCTCCTGCACTTTATGAAGCAGATAAATATTTTATTGTTCCAAGAATGAATGAGGAAGGATATTTGGAATGCATACTTTCAATTTGTAAAGATAATAAAATTAAAGCAGTACTGTCATTGATTGATCCTGAGTTAAGTCTCCTTGCTGAAAACAAGAAAGCATTTCTAGATATTGGAACAATTCCTATCGTTTCAAATCCTGAAGTTATTGAGAAATCTTTTGATAAATATAAGATGTATGAATTCATGATTCAAAATAATTTTCAAACTGTTAAAAGTTATATAGATGAAGCTCAGTTTTACAATGATTTAGAAACTGGAGATATCGCTTTTCCTGTATTCGTTAAGCCTGTAAAAGGCAGTGCCAGTATTAATATTAGCAAAGTGACATCAAAGAATGAGATCAAGATGCTATTTTCCCAGTTTGATAATTTGATGATTCAGGAGTTTATGGATGGGGCGGAGTATGGAGCAGATGTTTATATCGATATGCTTTCCGAAGAACCTGTTTCAATATTTATAAAAGAAAAGCTCAAAATGAGAGCTGGAGAAACAGATAAATCGGTTTCGGTAAAAGATGAGAAACTTTTTAAATTAATCCGTGATTTTGTGAAAAAAGCTGATTTTAAAGGAATAATTGATATTGATATCTTTAAAGTTAATGATGCATATTATATCTCTGAAGTGAATCCTAGATTTGGTGGAGGATTTCCTCATGCATATGAGTGCGGCGTAAACGTTCCTAAGATGATTATTAATAATGTAAGTGGTAATGTGAATGAAAATGTGATTGGTCAGTATAATGAGGGTATTTATATGATGAAGTTTAATGAAGTAAAAGTTTTTAGTCATAAATTGTTAAGTACAGGTGGGAGACGGTAA
- a CDS encoding 1-aminocyclopropane-1-carboxylate deaminase/D-cysteine desulfhydrase: protein MYLDKNCATPIHKLSLELNNNNFYIKRDDLLPVSFGGNKARKAILFFKDLENKKADCVVTYGSSSSNHCRVIANIAAAKDLPCYIISPNEENHHTSNSKMIKLFNATVIQCPINEVGMTIENHLLELRRKDYKPYFIQGGGHGNIGTQAYVDAYEEILDYEEAFGQYFDYIFHTSGTGTTQAGLICGNLLNGDKRSIVGISIARKLEYGGQVVLDSVNSYLKSHGKSIVKPEKVCFTDDYILDGYSTYNEEILITIKDVLTKDGIPMDTTYTGKAFWGMKEYIKTNKIDRKKILFIHTGGTPLFFDSLEEINSEK, encoded by the coding sequence TTGTATTTAGATAAAAATTGTGCAACGCCAATTCATAAATTAAGTTTAGAGTTGAATAATAATAATTTCTATATTAAAAGGGACGATCTTTTGCCTGTTTCATTTGGTGGCAATAAAGCTAGGAAGGCAATTCTTTTCTTTAAAGATTTAGAAAATAAAAAAGCAGACTGTGTAGTTACATATGGAAGTAGCAGTTCAAACCACTGCCGAGTCATTGCTAATATTGCAGCTGCAAAAGACTTGCCATGCTATATAATTTCTCCTAATGAAGAAAATCACCACACATCGAATAGCAAAATGATAAAATTATTTAATGCAACGGTTATACAATGTCCTATAAATGAAGTAGGTATGACAATAGAGAACCACCTATTAGAGCTTAGAAGAAAAGACTATAAACCTTATTTTATTCAAGGCGGGGGACATGGGAATATTGGAACCCAAGCCTATGTAGATGCCTATGAAGAAATATTAGATTATGAGGAAGCATTCGGTCAATATTTTGATTATATTTTCCATACGTCTGGCACAGGTACTACTCAAGCAGGCTTAATTTGTGGGAATCTGTTAAATGGCGATAAAAGATCTATCGTGGGAATCAGTATTGCTAGAAAATTGGAATACGGTGGTCAAGTGGTTCTGGATAGTGTAAATTCATACTTGAAAAGCCATGGAAAAAGTATAGTGAAACCTGAAAAAGTCTGTTTTACTGATGATTACATACTGGATGGTTACAGTACTTATAATGAAGAAATTCTGATAACTATAAAGGACGTTTTAACTAAAGATGGAATACCTATGGATACTACATACACAGGTAAGGCTTTTTGGGGCATGAAAGAATATATAAAGACGAATAAAATTGATAGGAAAAAGATTTTATTTATACATACAGGCGGAACTCCGCTGTTTTTTGATAGTCTGGAGGAAATAAATAGTGAAAAATGA